In Fusarium oxysporum f. sp. lycopersici 4287 chromosome 6, whole genome shotgun sequence, a single window of DNA contains:
- a CDS encoding hypothetical protein (At least one base has a quality score < 10), protein MTSSISVDEAKEQICENGFYAVDDPEIGSSIEEMDEKELSYDFSDETGYDFCLKNVLLNSPVQDIIDSLKPNSSSRYLLMHRGYLAQDPGHIYTLRNGGEDRGVLVVQLWTKGSRVTYHRRSHLVPLTRIRAANKLWEVASKQLQDRGCEAKPMCFEQGGLVISDARISFERDQKRCYYYTYVESFLLEKWEREAKAKGEYTEEDMTLQPPASRRPSDVAKLGVQVRRTHQE, encoded by the exons ATGACGTCGAGTATCTCAGTCGATGAAGCCAAAGAGCAAATTTGTGAGAATGGCTTCTACGCGGTAGATGACCCGGAAATAGGGTCAAGcattgaggagatggacGAAAAAGAGCTGTCCTACGACTTCTCTGACGAAACAGGCTATGATTTCTGCTTAAAAAACGTGTTGTTGAACTCG CCCGTTCAAGATATCATCGATTCACTGAAGCCTAATTCAAGCTCACGGTACCTCCTCATGCATCGCGGATACCTTGCGCAAGACCCGGGACACATATACACCCTTCGGAATGGCGGAGAAGACCGCGGTGTCTTGGTTGTTCAACTCTGGACAAAGGGATCTAGAGTCACTTACCACCGCCGTTCGCATCTGGTTCCGCTTACACGTATTCGGGCGGCAAACAAATTGTGGGAGGTAGCTTCGAAACAACTCCAGGATAGAGGCTGCGAAGCAAAACCTATGTGCTTTGAGCAAGGAGGATT GGTTATCTCTGATGCTAGAATATCGTTTGAGCGGGACCAAAAGCGatgttattattatacctatgTTGAAAGTTTCCTTCTAGAAAAATGGGAACgagaagcaaaagcaaaggGGGAATACACTGAGGAAGACATGACACTTCAACCTCCCGCATCTAGACGTCCTTCGGATGTAGCCAAGTTAGGTGTGCAGGTGCGGCGAACTCATCAAGAATGA